The DNA sequence CAGCAGCTGCGCCACGAGCATCGACTGGGACTTCTCACCCGCGCTGCCCTCGATCTCGGCGAGTTCGCGGTGCCGCATGGTCTCGGCGCGCGAGGCGAGGGACTCCCGCACCTTGGCGCCGTCGTCGGCGACCAGCGCCAGCGAGGCGGAGAGGTCCTTCAGCTCCTCCACGCCCAGCTCCTCCCCGAGCTGCCCCAGCGCCTGCCACTGGCTGATGCCGGTGATCCGGGCGTCGGCGAGGGCGTTGCGGATGCGGTGGGTGGCCCAGCCGTCGGACACCTCGGCCGCCGCCATCAGCGCCTCCGGCAGACCCCGGCCGCCGGCCAGGCTCATCGACACCAGGTCCAGGTACGCGCCGATCACCCGGCGCAGGTCGCGCCGCTTCTCGGCGGCGTCCCGGCGCACCTCCAGGTCGGGCAGGAAGAAGAACAGCGCCGCGCACAGCAGGGCGAGCCAGACCGGGATGATCGGGCTCCGGCCGACCCCGAGCGTGAAGACGATCGCGAAGAGGAACGGGCCGAAGAACAGGCCCGCGACCGCCAGCAGCACCTTGGTCGCCAGGAACTTCTCCCAGCTGCGGCCCAGCACCGCCAGGTCCGCCCGCAGCGAGCGCTGCTCCCAGCCCTGCTGCAGGTAGAACTCGGCGACGCGCGCGCCCACTTCGCCCCGCAGCGTGCCGAGGCGGCCGGTGTCCCGCTCCGTGCGCGCCGACTGGTACGCCGTCCCGCGCGCCCGCATCGCGTCGATGCGGGCGACCTGGGCGAGCGCACTGCGCTTGGTGGGCATCAGCGCGCGGACAAGGACGTAGATCCCCAGTCCGATGACCGCGCCGACGGCCACCGGCATCGTCAGGTCGTCACTCACCGGCGTACCCCCTCGTCCTGCGGAAGCGGCGTCTGTTGCGGCACGGCGGCGCCGGGATCGCGCGGCCGGACGAACTGGACCGCAGGCTCGTCGCGCACCAGGAAGCGTTCGGGCGTCTCGATGGTGGACAGCTTGCGCAGCCACCAGAAGCCGAGCGCGAACAGCCCGCAGACACAGGCGAGGACGAGTTGCCCGACCGGTGTGCCGTACGGCTCGACGAAATCGCGGTTGAAGACGGACAGGCCGAGGACGAACGCGATCGACACGGCGACGACGATCTGCACCGACCGCCGGGTGGAGGCGCGCTGCGCCATCACGCGCTGCCGCATGTCCACCTCCTCGCGCGCCGACTTGGCGAGCGCGCCGAGGACCTGCCGCAGACCCGGGCCGCGCAGCCGCGCGTTGAGGATGAGGGCGGCGACGATGATGTCGGCGGAGGCGTCGTCGATCTCGTCGGCGAGCTGCTGGAGCGCGTCGGGCAGCGGGGTGCGCGAGCGCAGCCGGTCGACGAGCGCGTCGAGGTGCGGGCGCAGCACCGGTGCGGCGGCGCGGGCGGACGCCGGGATGGCCTGCTCCAGGCCCACCGCGCCGGCGATGGTGTCGCGCAGTGACTCGGTCCAGGAGGCCAGCGCCTCCACCCGCCGCATCGCGGCCCGTTCCTCGGCGGCGCCGCCGAAGAGGCGGTCCCAGAAGAAGACGAGGACGGCGGCGGCGATGCCGGCGACCATCCAGCGGGTCAGCAGCAGCACGACGAGGCCGACGATCGCGGCGAGGGAGCCGCGCCGCCCGGCGAACCGGATCAGCTCGTTCGCGCGCTCGCCGGCCTTCTGCCGCTCGTGCTCGGGCTTGGCGGGCAGTCCGCGTACGGCGACGGCGAGCAGGGCGAGCCCGCCGCCGACGGCGACGCCGCAGGCGAGCGCGTACAGGACGGTGGTGGAGAACAGTCCGCCCATGGAGCCGAGCGAGCCGAGGTCGGTGGTCGCGGACACCTGGGTCACGGGAGTCGCCTGAGTCACTTCTGTCACTTGGGTCACAGGGTGCACCGGCGGCTCACCCCCACGTTCCGCTGGGCCGGTAGCCGTACGCCATCAGTTCCTCCAGGCAGGCTATGGGGGCGTGGGCGGCGACGCGGCCGTCGGGGGCCTCGGCGAACACCTCGCTGGACAGCACGCGCCCGTCGACGCCGTTGACCTCGCGGACGGAGGTGACCATGCGCTGGAGGCGGCCGCCGCTCTGGTAGTCGTTGCGCCGCTGGATGAAGACGACGAAGTTCACCGCGCCCGCGATGAGCATCTGGCTGGCCTCGATGGGCAGTCGCTCCGTCGCCTGGAGGGCGTAGGTGGAGATGCGGTTGAAGACCTCGCTGGAGCTGTTGGCGTGGATCGTGGACAGCGAGCCGTCGTTGCCCTGGGACATCGCGTTCAGCATGGTCACGATCTCGTCGCCGAGCACCTCGCCCACGATGACCCGGGAGGGGTTCATGCGCAGCGAACGGCGCACCAGCTCCGCCATCGAGATGGCCCCCTGCCCCTCGGAGTTGGGCAGCCGCTCCTCGAACGCCACCACGTTGGGGTGCAGGTCGGGGAAGGTGTCGAGGCCCAGCTCCAGCGCCCGTTCGACGGTGATGAGCCGCTCGTGCGGCGGGATCTCGTTGGCGAGGGCGCGCAGCAGCGTGGTCTTACCGGCGTTGGTCGCGCCCGCGATCATGATGTTCTTGCGGGCCCGGACGGCACAGGCGAGGAAGTGCCCCAGTTCCGGCGTCAGCGTGCCGTTGCCGACCAGGTCGGAGATGAACACCTTGCCCATCCGCGCCCGGCGGATGGACAGCGCGGGCCGCCGCGCCACGTCCATGACGGCCGACAGCCGCGAGCCGTCCGGCAGCCGCAGGTCGAGCTGCGGATTGGCGGAGTCGAAGGGGCGCGACGACAGACCGGAGTAGGCGCCCAGCACCTGGATCAGCTCGATGAGCTCCTCGTCGGTCTCCGCGACGGGCTCGCCGCGCGTCTCCCGGCCGTCCGAGTAGCCGACGAACACCTGGTCGCAGCCGTTGATGTCGATGTTCTCGACCTCGGGGTCGTCGAGCAGCGGCTGGAGCCGGCCCACCCCGAACAGCGCGGCGTGCACGGCGGCCGCGTACTGCTCCTCGGTCTCGGCGTCCAGCGGCGTACGGCCCGCGTTGATCTCGGCGCGGGCGTACTCCTCCAGTATCTGGGCTATGACGGCCCGCGCGTACTGCCGCTCGTCCTCGGTGGACATCGGCGTGACGCCGTTGACCTGGTCGAGGCGCCGCTGTTCGGCGATCCGGTCGCCGGCGTCCTGCCGGAACCGCTTGACCAGCTGGTGGTCGACAGCGGTCATCGCCCGGCCCCGCGCGTCTGGTGCGCCTGCTGGGCGTGCGGCGGGACCTGCTGGGCCTGCGCGGACGCGGCCCAGGCGGCGCCGTACTGCTGGTACACGTCGGCCGTCACCTTGCGGGCGGAGCGGATCAGCAGCGACTTGTCGAGCCGCCCCCGCCGGCGGCCGGCCAACTGCTCGGCGCCGGCCGGGTCGTCGGCGAGCGTGCCGACCACGCGGGCGCCGGTCTGGGCGTGGACGAGCATGTCGTTCACCTGGGAGGCGAGCTTGGGGGCGTTGCCCGTGTCGGCGATCAGGACGACGCCGATCACCGGGTTGCCGAGGCTCGCGGCACCGCGCGGCCCGCCGTGCAGCTTGCCGGCGAGCGCGGCGGCCCGGTCCCGCACGCGCGCGAGCGCCTCCGGTTCGGTGCGCGAGACGAGCAGGACGAGGGAGGCGTGCGCGAACAGCTCGACGGCCGGGGTGTCCCCG is a window from the Streptomyces capillispiralis genome containing:
- a CDS encoding type II secretion system F family protein, translating into MPVAVGAVIGLGIYVLVRALMPTKRSALAQVARIDAMRARGTAYQSARTERDTGRLGTLRGEVGARVAEFYLQQGWEQRSLRADLAVLGRSWEKFLATKVLLAVAGLFFGPFLFAIVFTLGVGRSPIIPVWLALLCAALFFFLPDLEVRRDAAEKRRDLRRVIGAYLDLVSMSLAGGRGLPEALMAAAEVSDGWATHRIRNALADARITGISQWQALGQLGEELGVEELKDLSASLALVADDGAKVRESLASRAETMRHRELAEIEGSAGEKSQSMLVAQLLLCAGFLVFLIFPAAMRVFQV
- a CDS encoding type II secretion system F family protein, coding for MGGLFSTTVLYALACGVAVGGGLALLAVAVRGLPAKPEHERQKAGERANELIRFAGRRGSLAAIVGLVVLLLTRWMVAGIAAAVLVFFWDRLFGGAAEERAAMRRVEALASWTESLRDTIAGAVGLEQAIPASARAAAPVLRPHLDALVDRLRSRTPLPDALQQLADEIDDASADIIVAALILNARLRGPGLRQVLGALAKSAREEVDMRQRVMAQRASTRRSVQIVVAVSIAFVLGLSVFNRDFVEPYGTPVGQLVLACVCGLFALGFWWLRKLSTIETPERFLVRDEPAVQFVRPRDPGAAVPQQTPLPQDEGVRR
- a CDS encoding CpaF family protein, giving the protein MTAVDHQLVKRFRQDAGDRIAEQRRLDQVNGVTPMSTEDERQYARAVIAQILEEYARAEINAGRTPLDAETEEQYAAAVHAALFGVGRLQPLLDDPEVENIDINGCDQVFVGYSDGRETRGEPVAETDEELIELIQVLGAYSGLSSRPFDSANPQLDLRLPDGSRLSAVMDVARRPALSIRRARMGKVFISDLVGNGTLTPELGHFLACAVRARKNIMIAGATNAGKTTLLRALANEIPPHERLITVERALELGLDTFPDLHPNVVAFEERLPNSEGQGAISMAELVRRSLRMNPSRVIVGEVLGDEIVTMLNAMSQGNDGSLSTIHANSSSEVFNRISTYALQATERLPIEASQMLIAGAVNFVVFIQRRNDYQSGGRLQRMVTSVREVNGVDGRVLSSEVFAEAPDGRVAAHAPIACLEELMAYGYRPSGTWG